The following proteins are encoded in a genomic region of Marasmius oreades isolate 03SP1 chromosome 10, whole genome shotgun sequence:
- a CDS encoding uncharacterized protein (CAZy:CE8), producing MQFLFILPALFVFVQAVIAASRTSPPSGAVVVRAGTTASGEFKSIQAAVNSFPNDGSTRSIFIYPGTYTEKVYITRKGALTIYGYTTDTSTYTQNQATISFNSGLDQSSSNDETGTLRIHTDNFKMYNVNVKNTRGPGTQAGALSQYGNRAGFYGCAFYGYQDTLYANQGTQVYLKGYIEGKTDFIYGRQGLAYFGGNTIAVKGPGYITASGRQSDDAGSYVFNANTVIQASGAESGTSGGYYFGRPWSLSCFYSFRCPPRPITFTESFSRTLIFKSLRTRRFGSSGTGTPTVSHMCYTQTTRLLELAPVV from the exons ATGCAGTTCCTTTTCATCCTCCCGGCCCTCTTCGTCTTTGTCCAGGCTGTTATAGCCGCTTCACGGACCTCGCCCCCATCTGGAGCAGTGGTTGTTCGAGCGGGAACTACTGCGTCCGGGGAGTTCAAGTCGATTCAGGCTGCAGTCAATTCATTTCCCAACGACGGTTCTACGCGGTCTATCTTCATTTACCCTGGGACATACACGGAAAAGGTGTACATCACCAGAAAAGGCGCTCTAACT ATCTATGGATATACGACGGATACCTCTACCTATACTCAAAATCAAGCCACGATCTCCTTCAACTCAGGTCTCGATCAGAGTAGCTCCAATGACGAGACTGGAACACTTCGCATTCACACTGACAACTTCAAGATGTATAACGTAAACGTCAAGAACACTCGTGGTCCTGGCACTCAGGCAGGTGCCCTTAGCCAGTATGGAAACCGTGCAGGGTTCTATGGGTGTGCGTTCTATGGGTATCAGGATACTCTTTACGCCAATCAGGGGACACAAGTGTATCTAAAAGGCTATATCGAA GGAAAGACCGACTTCATCTACGGACGTCAGGGCCTAGCTTACTTCGGTGGAAATACGATCGCCGTCAAAGGACCAGGATACATCACAGCCAGTGGACGACAATCAGACGACGCCGGAAGCT ACGTTTTCAACGCAAATACCGTGATTCAAGCTTCAGGTGCAGAATCTGGCACAAGCGGTGGCTACTACTTTGGCCGTCCCTGGTCAC TTTCTTGTTTTTATTCTTTCAGATGCCCTCCCAGGCCAATCACTTTTACAGAGTCATTTTCAAGAACACTAATCTTCAAGTCGCTCCGAACAAGGCGCTTTGGATCCTCTGGGACGGGGACGCCAACAGTGTCGCACATGTGTTATACGCAGACTACAAGACTGCTGGAACTGGCGCCAGTAGTCTAG
- a CDS encoding uncharacterized protein (CAZy:GH12) encodes MLRKSFGLLLLSLSLASVLAVPVPDQEKGELVKRGSVLTAQFATESEANGRFILENNLWGQSAATSGSQSSQVTATNGNSITWHTTYNWVGGPSQVKSYANLDIRQGLGKRISDIQSIPTAWSWSYSGASSSLVADVSYDLWLSTVANSGGASSSSTFEIMVWLSARGGAGPAGSQIGTANVNGVTWRLFKGQVSTWTVFSFVAPNEITNFNSDLKGFLNFLTANQGVSSSQFLVQAQAGTEPFVGSATLNTNSYSISIN; translated from the exons ATGTTAAGAAAGTCTTTCGGTCTATTACTTCTCAGCCTTTCTTTGGCTTCCGTCTTGGCTGTTCCTGTTCCCGACCAGGAAAAGGGGGAACTTGTCAAGAGAGGATCCGTGCTGACTGCACAATTTGCTACGGAATCCGAA GCTAATGG TCGTTTTATTCTTGAAAATAACCTCTGGGGACAATCTGCTGCTACGAGCG GGTCACAGAGCTCACAAGTAACAGCGACGAATGGTAACAGTATTACCTGGCACACGACTTACAATTGGGTTG GTGGTCCGTCACAAGTGAAAAGCT ATGCCAATCTCGATATAAGACAGGGACTCGGAAAACGAATCTCTGATATCCAATCAATACCCACAGCGTGGTCATGGTCGTATTCCGGAGCATCCTCTAGCCTCGTTGCAGACGTCTCGTATGATCTTTGGCTCTCTACTGTGGCCAATTCTGGAGGCGCTTCTTCGAGTTCAACGTTTGAGAT TATGGTATGGCTTAGTGCCCGCGGAGG CGCCGGACCTGCTGGTTCCCAAATTGGCACTGCCAA CGTCAATGGTGTCACCTGGAGGCTCTTCAAAGGACAGGTCTCAACTTGGACGGTCTTTTCCTTCGTAGCGCCGAACGAAATTACCAACTTCAATTCTGATCTGAAGGGCTTCCTTA ATTTCCTCACCGCCAACCAAGGGGTCTCTTCGTCTCAGTTCCTTGTACAAGCACAAGCCGGAACGGAACCTTTTGTCG GAAGTGCTACGTTAAACACCAACTCCTATTCCATATCCATAAATTGA